GCTTCGAGGTGTGGCCGTATCTGTCGGGGGTGCTGAAGGAGGCCAATCTCGCGGCCTCGCAGCGCGGGCTGAGTTCCGGTTCGGGCAATCACACCCGGACGGACGTACATCTGCATCTGGATGTGTCGCCGCCCGAGCTGACGGCGCACGCGGACGCGGAGCGGCTGCACCAGGTGGTGGCCAACCTCATCGACAACGCGGTCAAGCACAGCCCGCCGCACGGCCGGGTCACGGTGCGGGCGCGGCGCGGGCACGGTCCCGAGTCGCTGGACCTGGAGATCCAGGACGAGGGGCCGGGCATCCCGGAGCAGGAGCGGCACCGGGTCTTCGAGCGGTTCAACCGGGGCAGTTCGCCGTCGCCGCACGGGCCGGGCAGTGACGGCGGTACGGGGCTGGGGCTGGCGATCGCGAGCTGGGCGGTGGATCTGCACGGCGGGCGCATCGGGGTGGCCGAATCCGTACGCGGATGCCTCATCCAGGTGACACTTCCGGGAATCCCTCGGGCGCGGGGTTGACGTAGGGTTTCGCACTGGAGACACCGGACGTGTCGGTTCCCACGGGATCCGGCCGGGACGGGACGGTTGTCCGGCCTCGTACGCGGGCCGGACGTGCCGGGCCGGTGGTGCGGTGTCTCCGTGGTCCGAAGGACAGCAGGAAGGGAAACCGGGTTTGTTTCCCGCCAATTCAAACGCCGAAACCAGCATTCCGGTGTGACTTGCGTGACGTTGACCCGGCCCGGTCTGCTCCTCCCGGTCCGGTAGGCGTAGCCTTGATTCCCGCTGTCCATCACCTTGTGAAGCGGAAGAGGGCGGTTGCCGCCGTGTCGTCTCAGTCCCCCAGTAACTCCAGCGTCTCGACCGATCAAGCGGGTCAGGAGAACAACCCTGCCGCCGCCTTCGGGCCCAACGAGTGGCTCGTCGACGAGATCTACCAGCAGTACCTCCAGGACCCCAATTCGGTCGACCGTGCCTGGTGGGACTTCTTCGCCGACTACAAGCCGGGCAGCACCGGCGCGGCGGAAAAATCCCCGGAGCCGGCCGTGGCATCCCCCGCGGCCGCGGGGGCCGCGGTGAGCGCCCCGCAGACCACCGCCCCGTCCGCCGCCGACACCACGGCTCCGCCCGCCCCGGCGAAGCCCGTCGCCGCCGCTCCCGCGCAGGCCCAGGCCCCCCGGGCCGAGTCCCAGCCGCCGGCGGCCCCGGCGAAGCCGGCCGCCGCCCCCGCCGCTCCGGCGAAGCCCGCCGCCGCGGCTCCCGCGCCGGCGCCCGCCGCCGCCCGGCCGGCCGCGAAGCCCGCCGCGCGCGAGAAGGCCGCGGAGCCCGCCGGGGAGGAGTCCGGCGGCCCCGAGTTCGTGACGCTGCGCGGCCCGTCGGCGGCCGTCGCCAAGAACATGAACCTGTCGCTGGAGCTGCCCACGGCCACGTCCGTGCGCGCCGTCCCGGTGAAGCTGCTCTTCGACAACCGCATCGTCATCAACAACCACCTGAAGCGGGCGCGGGGCGGGAAGATCTCGTTCACGCACGTCATCGGGTACGCGATGGTGCAGGCCCTGAAGGCCATGCCGTCGATGAACTGCTCCTTCACCGAGAAGGACGGCAAGCCGACCCTGGTCCGGCCGGAGCACGTCAACCTGGGTCTGGCCATCGACCTGGTGAAGGCGAACGGCGACCGCCAGCTCGTCGTCGCGGGCATCAAGAAGGCCGAGACGCTCAACTTCTTCGAGTTCTGGCAGGCGTACGAGGACATCGTCCGCCGCGCCCGCGGCAACAAGCTGACGATGGACGACTTCTCCGGGGTCACCGCGTCGCTGACCAACCCGGGCGGCATCGGCACCGTCCACTCGGTGCCGCGTCTGATGCCCGGTCAGGGCCTCATCCTGGGCGTCGGCGCGATGGACTACCCGGCGGAGTTCCAGGGCACCTCGCAGGACACCCTGAACAAGCTGGGCATCTCCAAGGTCATGACGCTGACCTCGACGTACGACCACCGGGTCATCCAGGGTGCCGCGTCGGGCGAGTTCCTGCGTGTCCTGAGCCAGCTGCTGCTCGGCGAGAACGACTTCTACGACGACATCTTCAAGGCGCTGCGGATCCCCTACGAGCCGGTCCGCTGGCTCAAGGACATCGACGCGTCGCACGACGAGGACGTCACGAAGCCCGCGCGGGTCTTCGAGCTGATCCACTCCTACCGGGTGCGCGGCCATGTCATGGCCGACACCGACCCGCTGGAGTACCGCCAGCGCAAGCACCCCGACCTGGACATCACCGAGCACGGCCTCACCCTGTGGGACCTGGAGCGGGAGTTCGCGGTCGGCGGCTTCGCGGGCCAGTCGATGATGAAGCTGCGCGACATCCTGGGCGTGCTGCGCAACTCGTACTGCCGCACCACCGGCGTCGAGTTCATGCACATCCAGGACCCGAAGCAGCGCAAGTGGCTCCAGGACCGCATCGAGCGCTCCAACTCCAAGCCGGAGCGCGAGGAGCAGCTGCGCATCCTGCGCAGGCTGAACGCGGCCGAGGCGTTCGAGACGTTCCTCCAGACCAAGTACGTGGGCCAGAAGCGGTTCTCGCTGGAGGGCGGCGAGTCCGTCATCCCGCTGCTCGACGCGGTCATCGACTCGGCGGCCGAGTCGCGGCTGGACGAGGTCGTCATCGGCATGGCCCACCGCGGCCGGCTCAACGTGCTGGCGAACATCGTCGGCAAGTCGTACGCGCAGATCTTCCGCGAGTTCGAGGGCAACCTCGACCCGAAGTCGATGCACGGCTCCGGCGACGTGAAGTACCACCTGGGTGCCGAGGGCACCTTCACCGGTCTCGACGGCGAGCAGATCAAGGTGTCGCTGGCCGCGAACCCCTCGCACCTGGAGGCGGTCGACCCGGTCCTCGAAGGCATCGCGCGCGCCAAGCAGGACATCATCAACAAGGCGGGCACGGACTTCACGGTGCTGCCCGTCGCCCTGCACGGCGACGCGGCGTTCGCCGGCCAGGGTGTGGTCGCCGAGACGCTCAACATGTCGCAGCTGCGCGGCTACCGCACCGGCGGCACCGTGCACGTGGTGATCAACAACCAGGTCGGCTTCACCGCCGCCCCGGAGGCGTCGCGCTCCTCCATGTACGCGACGGACGTCGCGCGCATGATCGAGGCGCCGATCATCCACGTCAACGGTGACGACCCGGAGGCGTGCGTCCGGGTGGCGCGGCTCGCGTTCGAGTTCCGCCAGACGTTCAACAAGGACGTCGTGATCGACCTCATCTGCTACCGCCGCCGCGGTCACAACGAGGGCGACAACCCGCAGTTCACCAACCCGCAGATGGTCACCCTGATCGACAAGAAGCGCTCGGTGCGCAAGCTCTACACCGAGTCGCTGATCGGGCGGGGCGACATCACGCTGGAAGAGGCCGAGCAGGCGCTCCAGGACTTCCAGGGCCAGCTGGAGAAGGTGTTCGCCGAGGTCCGCGAGGCCACCTCGCACCCGGCGCCGACCCATGTGCCCGACGTCCAGGCCGAGTTCCCGGTCGCGGTCACGACGGCGATCTCGCAGGAGGTCGTCAAGCGCATCGCCGAGTCCCAGGTCAGCATCCCCGACAACATCACGGTGCACCCGCGGCTGATGCCGCAGATGCAGCGCCGCGCGGCGTCGGTGGAGGACGGCACGATCG
Above is a window of Streptomyces sp. NBC_01498 DNA encoding:
- a CDS encoding HAMP domain-containing sensor histidine kinase; translation: MLVVVSVLITTGLLMVALRTETELRFITVFSMIATLLITQFVAHGLTAPLDEMNTVAKGISHGDYTRRVSGADRRDELGDLASTINRMADDLEAVDRHRKELVANVSHELRTPIAALRAVLENVVDGVSAADPETMRTALKQTERLGRLVETLLDLSRLDNGVLPLKARRFEVWPYLSGVLKEANLAASQRGLSSGSGNHTRTDVHLHLDVSPPELTAHADAERLHQVVANLIDNAVKHSPPHGRVTVRARRGHGPESLDLEIQDEGPGIPEQERHRVFERFNRGSSPSPHGPGSDGGTGLGLAIASWAVDLHGGRIGVAESVRGCLIQVTLPGIPRARG
- a CDS encoding multifunctional oxoglutarate decarboxylase/oxoglutarate dehydrogenase thiamine pyrophosphate-binding subunit/dihydrolipoyllysine-residue succinyltransferase subunit, which codes for MSSQSPSNSSVSTDQAGQENNPAAAFGPNEWLVDEIYQQYLQDPNSVDRAWWDFFADYKPGSTGAAEKSPEPAVASPAAAGAAVSAPQTTAPSAADTTAPPAPAKPVAAAPAQAQAPRAESQPPAAPAKPAAAPAAPAKPAAAAPAPAPAAARPAAKPAAREKAAEPAGEESGGPEFVTLRGPSAAVAKNMNLSLELPTATSVRAVPVKLLFDNRIVINNHLKRARGGKISFTHVIGYAMVQALKAMPSMNCSFTEKDGKPTLVRPEHVNLGLAIDLVKANGDRQLVVAGIKKAETLNFFEFWQAYEDIVRRARGNKLTMDDFSGVTASLTNPGGIGTVHSVPRLMPGQGLILGVGAMDYPAEFQGTSQDTLNKLGISKVMTLTSTYDHRVIQGAASGEFLRVLSQLLLGENDFYDDIFKALRIPYEPVRWLKDIDASHDEDVTKPARVFELIHSYRVRGHVMADTDPLEYRQRKHPDLDITEHGLTLWDLEREFAVGGFAGQSMMKLRDILGVLRNSYCRTTGVEFMHIQDPKQRKWLQDRIERSNSKPEREEQLRILRRLNAAEAFETFLQTKYVGQKRFSLEGGESVIPLLDAVIDSAAESRLDEVVIGMAHRGRLNVLANIVGKSYAQIFREFEGNLDPKSMHGSGDVKYHLGAEGTFTGLDGEQIKVSLAANPSHLEAVDPVLEGIARAKQDIINKAGTDFTVLPVALHGDAAFAGQGVVAETLNMSQLRGYRTGGTVHVVINNQVGFTAAPEASRSSMYATDVARMIEAPIIHVNGDDPEACVRVARLAFEFRQTFNKDVVIDLICYRRRGHNEGDNPQFTNPQMVTLIDKKRSVRKLYTESLIGRGDITLEEAEQALQDFQGQLEKVFAEVREATSHPAPTHVPDVQAEFPVAVTTAISQEVVKRIAESQVSIPDNITVHPRLMPQMQRRAASVEDGTIDWGTGETLAIGSLLMEGTPVRLSGQDTRRGTFGQRHAVLVDQETGEDYTPLLYLSEEQARYNVYDSLLSEYAAMGFEYGYSLARPESLVMWEAQFGDFVNGAQTVVDEFISSAEQKWGQTSGVTLLLPHGYEGQGPDHSSARPERFLQMCAQNNMTVAMPTLPSNYFHLLRWQVHNPHHKPLVVFTPKLLLRLKAATSKIEEFTTGGFRPVIGDSMAEAGTINPADVRKVVFCAGKVYYDLDAERQKRGLTDTVIVRLERLYPLPGAELQAEIAKYPNAEKYLWAQEEPANQGAWPFIALNLIDHLDLAVGADIPHEERLRRISRPASSSPAVGSAKRHQAEQAQLAAEVFDA